The genomic window GGGTGGAGATTTGGAGAAAATTTGCAGTATATATTTAAGAGAGTATTATCATGTTGAAGTTTGGAATGATGATGAAGACTATGATATCGAGGATGAATATGATGATGATGACTACGATATCGAGGATGAATATGATGATGATGAAGACTACGATATCGAGGATGAATATGATGATGATGAAGACTACGATTCGAGGATGAATATGATGATGATGAAGACTACGATATCGAGGATGAATATGACGATGATGATGAAGACTACGATATCGAGGATGAATATGATGATGGTGACTTTGATTGGCCCGAAGACAATTATGCGGAAGAAGAGACTTCCAACATTGATTCTACTGACGAATTGATAGTAACAACTTTTGATAAGGAGTTATTTGCAAAATTTACGAATCACTTAAGTGAACAGAGAGTAGAAGAAATATTAGAGTCAGATAACATAGACATCCATAAACTTGATAGCTCTGGGTCTATTGAGGAAAAAATAGCAATCCTAAAAGTGCGAAAGGCTAGTCGTAACACTATCAATCTTTTAAAAAATCTTTATAGTCATTCATGCCAAATATGCGGTGGAAATTTCAGTCAGTATCGTGTCAGTATAGTTGAGGCACATCATATAGAGCCTTTCTCGGAAACTCAAAATCATCACCCGAATAATATTGTTATTCTGTGTCCTACACACCATGAAGCAATTCATAAAGCTGGGGGAACATTCAACAGAAAAAGCATGTCATTTTATTATCCAAGTGGACATCAGGAAACATTGACTATTAATAAGCACTTATCCATTATGTGATAACGAGAATGCTTTTATTCGTTAACTTTACAGAGTGTGCGGGAAGGATTTTGTATTTTAGTAAGTTTCTTTAACATTCTTATTAAGTAAAAGTCTGTTACATCATGTAAGAGCATTTATTTATTCGTCTCAATCGTTCGTTCGTGCTTCTTCTCCGAAGGGCAGGGACAAATGCGCATAAAAATACGAACAGATGTCTAATCAAACGTTTGATTAGACATTTGTTCGGTATTTCTGTCATTTGGCAGACCGAGAACCGTCCTCGCACTTCCACTGGCACTCGACCATTTGGCAAACTGAGAACCGTCCCCACTCTGCCTATTCAAACGGGTATTTTAATCCCCATTGTGCTCGAATTTGATCCATTATTTTCATGATTTCCAATGATTCATCTAACGGAATGACCGAACTTTCTACAAGCCCTTGACTCAGGCATTTCCCTACCTCTTCTATTTCAAACGCATAACCAGCTGAGTTTCTGTCATCCTTGAATGTCTCTACTTCCTCACCATTTTTATATAAGGTGGCTGATTTTGCACTTAGGAAAGATGGGACGCGGATATATCCTTCTGTTCCATGTATGTAAGCTTCGTTCGTTAACCCAACTCGAATGGCGCCGTTGAGGGTGGCGGTCTTTCCAGAAGGATAAGACATAATAATAGAAAACTGTTCATCCACACCTGTTTCACCGATATGTGCCGTGCTTAAAATCTTCTCTGGGTTTGTTCCCAAGATCATAGAAGCAAATGATACGGGATAAATTCCTGCATCAAGCAAAGCTCCTCCTCCAAGGGCCGGATTAAGTAACCTCCACTCAGGATCCCATGGTGCACGGAAACCAAAATCAGCTTTTACTAAAAGTACGTCGCCAATTTCACCGCTAGCAATCCACTCTCTCACTTTAACAATGGGAGGAAGGAAACGAGTCCACATTGCCTCCATTAAGAATAGCTTATTTTCTCTAGCATATTGAATCATTTCTTCTAGTTCTCTACTATTTACGGTAAATGGCTTCTCACAAAGGACAGCTTTACCAGCACGAAGACACGCTAATACATTTTCTTTATGAAAAGGGTGTGGTGTCGCAACATAAATGGCATCGACATCCGAATCTTGCAATAGTTCGTCGTAACTGCCATATGCACGAGAAACGTCATGGCTTTCTGCAAACTTTGTAGCACTCTCTTTTGTACGTGAACCAACAGCAGTACGTTCCGCATTTTTAGCAAAGGCTAAATCTTTTGCAAAAGTACTTGCTATTCCACCGGTTCCTAAAATGCCCCACTTGATTATCTTTTCATCCATAGTTTCACCCAGCTCCTTAAGCAATTATTTTGCCCGGCAATGTGGGGACGGTTCTCATGCTGCCGTTTGGGCATTGAACCAAGGTTTCGCACCTTATATGTAACGAGAACGGCTCACTTGTTTGGCAAACTGAGAACCGTCCCCGTTCATACTCCCTGCACCCGCACTCGAGTAACAGGCCCCCCGTTTGGCAGACCGAGAACCGTCCCCATGCTTCCTATATTTTTTTGAATTCGATCCAGTCTATGTGTATGCCTGGTTTGATGAAGTCGAGTTTCATTTCATATAGGCCTTGTTCTAGTTCGATTTTCATGAGCTTTTGGGTGAGCCATTTACCGTCTGTTCCATTTGTTTGAATGGTTGTCATAAATTCATCGTTTAATGTCACATTACAAGCACTTTGCGCCCATTTTTGATCGGGGGACATGACATTGACAATGATTCGGTATTCACCTGCTTGCTCTACTTTCATAAACGTCGATCCGGTTGCAGCTGGTTTAATTTGTGCATTTTCAGTCAAACTTTGCACCTGTTCCCCTGATAGAGCTGGATTCGCTGCCGCGAATTTTTTAACTTGTTCTGGCTCTTTTTTTCTAAAAAACACGGGCGCATTCATGATGAATTCGCATATATTCATCGCACTGCGTTGCAGCTCTCCACGGGTTAATGTCCCATTCTCTAACGATTCTAACGTATTGTCCTCTGCGGCATTCACTTCCGCTCCATAATTGATGACAACCATATACAGGTCATTTTGTGATCTAACCATAAAGTTTGTGTTTTTCGTATCTGAAGGACCACCATGAATGACATCATTCATGCGTGCCCACCAATCTGTCATCACAATGCCTTTAAAGCCCCATTCTTTGCGAAGAACCGTCGTGTTTAAGTCATAATTAGATGCGGTCCAATGCCCGTTAACAGGATTATAAGCTGTCATAATAGAATTCGCACCGCCTTGTTTAACAGCGATTTCGAATCCTTTTAAATACATCTCCCTAAGGGCACGTTCAGAAACAACTGCATCGATATCATTACGAAATTGCTCCTGATTATTGCAGGCAAAATGCTTAAGCGTAGCATTTGAGCCGCCTTTCATAATTCCGCGAGTGCATGCAGCGGCAAATTGTCCCGTGATAAGCGGATCTTCTGAAAAATACTCAAAATTACGGCCATTAAGCGGACTACGTCTTATATTCAAGCCTGGTCCAAGCAACGCATCGATTTGGTTGCTAACTAACTCTTGGCCTTCCATGACATAAAGCTCCTCGATCAATTCAGGATTCCAAGTGGCTGCTAGCAATGTGCCGATCGGAACTTGTGTAGCTTTTAACCCGCTATCCATGCGAATACCTGATGGACCATCTGCCGTAGATGCAACCGGAATACCAAGGTTAGCTAAACTTTCACTTAATCCACCAAAGGCTGATGCCACGCCTGGTGTCACTAGTGGACTGCCCATGCCTTCTCCTCTAACAATGGTAGCAAGATCTTGATCGTTTAATTGAGCGATAAAATCTTCCATGCTAACTTTGCCGTCATACACATCTTGTAACTGATAGCCGCGATCACCGGTTTGCTCCAACTCGACAGGAAGATTACTCTCAATCCTCTGTTGCAATGAAATTTTTCGTGTCGGTACTTCTTCATAAGTTAGCTCATACGAATCGTCTTCTTTTTTAGCACCTGGCTTCATTCTCGTAAAATTCTCCGTTGGCGCCATCGCCTCTTCTAGCTGCTGCACAACTTGAAGATTTTCCACTATGTACCCACTCTGTCCATCAATGTTAATATGGGTTAGATTTTTAACACTGTTGCCTACATACAAATTGTATGTCCCAGCTTCTAACACATAGGCGGATGGATGACCTGTTACGCCCCCGTCATCATATGAAGCCATAGAATGTATTGGGAAGCTAATGGTTAGACGTTGTGACTCACCTGGCTGCAGAACATCTGTCTTTTTAAATGCAACTAAATTTCTTGCCGGCTGACCAAGTCTACCTTGTGGTGCCTCAAAATAGATTTGAACAACTTCTTTACCTGCATACGTTGAACCACTATTTTTTACCGTAACATGCATTTCAATATGTGCTTCGCCATTGGTGTTAACTACCTTCGCCTCTCCTGGCTCAATCGTTAATGTTGTATAAGAAAGACCATATCCAAATTCATACTGCACCTTCTCTGGGCAAAATGTCTCAAAATAACGATAGCCTACATAAATATCTTCCTGATAAAAATTCTTATGTTGATTGCCATAATTGCTAGTTGAAGGGTAATCATCAATGGAATACGCTATCGAATCCGTTAATTTCCCACTAGGATTCACATCTCCCACTAACACATCCGCTATCGCATTTCCCCCTTCCATACCGCCTTGCCAAGCGTAGATAACACACGGTATTGGATTCACATAGTCTTCATCATTCATCCAACTCATATCGATTATGTTTGATACATTCAACACAACAGCTGTCTGTTCAAAATATGTAGTTACCATTTTTAGCATCGCTATTTCTTCATCTGTTAATAGATAGCTACCTGGCTCATTGGCGTTATCCTGATCTTCCCCTGCTGTACGACCAATGACAACGATGGCCTTATTGGAATTCTTTCTTGCCTCTGATACCACCTCATCAGTTAAAGGCATTTCCTTTTGGTGCCAAGGCTCTGCCGCCCAGCCGCCGCCACCATTATCAAATGGATTTTCTTCAATCCACTTTTCATACACGGTAGCTAATTCTTCGTTAACGGTAATGTTCTCTTTACTTCGAAGACCTTCTAATAAATTGGTTATATAGGGAACATTTACACTACCACCTGAACCAGTACCACTTCGATAATAATTGATCTGAGTTCTACCAAATACCGAAATACGTTCATCTTTTTGGATGGGAAGAACGTGTCCATCATTTTTCAACAACACAGCACCTTCTGCTGCTACTTTTCTGCTAAATTCAGCAAACCCCTTTAATGGAATGCCTAGTGTCTCTTTGCTCAAATTGATTACCTCCTGGTGTGTTATAAAGAATGGCAAAACTACCATTATTTCTTTAAGGTAGAATCGTTTTCTGAGTTAGTTCCTATCTCAGAAAAGCCCTCACCATTGTTCAATAGCTTAATCGAGAATAAAACCCTGTATTTTTTCAATGATATCACTTTCTCGTAGTTTTTCAATCAATCTTGAATAGTATGCTCAGAAGGTAGTTGGTCTGAAACCAACAACCGCATTCAAGACGAACAGTGACGACGTGATTCAAGTTAGTTGATGCACCTTCGCAGTACGGGGACGGTTCTCACGCATCCGTGCCAATAAGAGTTGAAAGCAGTACGGGCAAGGTTCTACTACATCAATTCCATTAAGTGTAGGAAGTAGCAGAACAACCTCCGTACTTCTGTTTTGGCAGAGTGAGAACCGTCCCCATGCTTCCAATATGGTAGTAATAAAATTGGAATACTTCCATAAAAATTAAATATGTAAAAACTACATAAAGGTGGGGAACAGCTTGGTAAGGAAATATAACCTTGACCCTGGTTACATTACAGTGCCTGAAGCAAATCAAATTGTATTAAGAGTCTTAAGGATTGTGAATAAAAATGATAAGTCCCACTATAACAAAATACTAGCAGGGGCGAAGAAAGGATTATATGGCGGAAAGAAATATGGCTCTCGCATGTATCAAGTTCGCAAAGAAGATATTATTGAATATGCTGAAAAACAATTACAAAATGAACAATTGCAATTATTTGATATAAAGGTCACGACAAGCTTAGAAGAACACGATAACATAGTGCAGGCAATTGATCCTACTACAGCAAAAAATCTATATATTTATTTAAGGCATCTACTATTTCACAAAGTTATTAGTGAAGCTATATTCCATGAGTGTGAAAGGAAAATCGTTATCAGGAGTAAATTGGAAAAAATCCAAATTTAAATAGCAATGCCAAGCCATTTCAACAAACTTTGCACTGTAAAAAAATATTATTGAATACGCTCCGACTTGGAGCTTATCCTAAAACATAGATTAACCATAAGACGGTTCTGGCTATATTTCTTCTTGTTATTGTTGGCAAACTGGCAAACCGAGAACCGTCCCCACTTTGCCAAAAATTCATATGAAACTTCATGTTTAACTCCACTGTTAGTCCACAAACGTTACGTTTCCCCTAGTCATACGTGAAGTATGACACCTCATCAGACTCCGGTATGTTATGTATGTTCATTTCCTTCTATTAGAATATCCCAGTATGCTGAAGATACCGCGGAATACTTTGAAAGAGCGCGCCTTTTAGGATGGAGCCCACTCTTGAATATCGATCGTTTTGATGAATTAGCAGAACAGTATAAACCACTGATTTATCATATTTTGAAAAAGTTAGCAATCTACCAAAACTATGACCATTACTATCAAATTGGCTTAATTGCCTTATGGGAGGCACAAAGGCGTTACGATCCCACAAAAAGCTCATTCACGACGTTTGCTTATGTAACGATTAAAGGCAAACTACAGGCCGAATTAACGAAAGAAAATAGGTACTATGAGCGATCGGCATGTTTGAGCGATGAACTGATGGCGACACTCGTGGACGATGAAAATCCTTTCTATTCTGATGAATTTGACTGGATCTTAGAGCATGCTAACCTATCTCACAAGCAAAAAACATGGGTTATTAAGCGCCTACTCCAAGACAAAAGCCATAAACAAATTGCCGAAGAAGAAGGTGTGACAGAAGATGCCGTCAAGTCCTGGCGAAAAAGTGCCATCAAAAAATTAAGAGAAACATTCAAACAGCTAGATTACTAGCTTAATAGCCGCACGACACAATTCCCCGAACAAATCTCTTTGTTCGGCAAAGTGGGGACGGTTCTTCCTCTGCCAAATATCACGACTTTGGCAGTATAAGAACCGTCCCCATTCATCCTTCCTTGGCAGTATGAGAACCGTCCCCGCACTTCCAAAAAAATTTACAAAAAATCTCAAAATACTACTTGATGTTTGTGTGTAAATGTTATATTATATCGTTAGATGATATATCGGTTAACGATATAACGCCGACCGACACAAGCACAAAGGAGGAGTTCGTAATGAAGATTACTGCGGAATCATTGACCCCGCTCACCCATACGACGTATTACATTTTACTCGCATTGACAGAACAACTGCACGGCTATGGGATTATGCAAAAAGTTGATGAAATGAGCAAAAGTAAAGTCAAGTTGGGGCCAGGAACACTGTATGGTGCTTTAAGCAAGCTTGAGAAGCAAGGTCTTATCGTAAAAGTAGAGGATACGGAGCGAAAAAAATGTTACATTCTTACTGATTTTGGGAAGCAAGTTGTTACTTTTGAATTCAAGCGCATTGAGGAGCTTGTAGAGATTAGCAGACACATTGTGAGATCGATAGGAGGAGATTCAAATGATGCTTAAAAAGACTTTTAAAATTTTCTGGGCGTGGCAAGATGATCAAGAGGAAAT from Bacillus sp. HMF5848 includes these protein-coding regions:
- a CDS encoding glycoside hydrolase family 3 C-terminal domain-containing protein, translated to MSKETLGIPLKGFAEFSRKVAAEGAVLLKNDGHVLPIQKDERISVFGRTQINYYRSGTGSGGSVNVPYITNLLEGLRSKENITVNEELATVYEKWIEENPFDNGGGGWAAEPWHQKEMPLTDEVVSEARKNSNKAIVVIGRTAGEDQDNANEPGSYLLTDEEIAMLKMVTTYFEQTAVVLNVSNIIDMSWMNDEDYVNPIPCVIYAWQGGMEGGNAIADVLVGDVNPSGKLTDSIAYSIDDYPSTSNYGNQHKNFYQEDIYVGYRYFETFCPEKVQYEFGYGLSYTTLTIEPGEAKVVNTNGEAHIEMHVTVKNSGSTYAGKEVVQIYFEAPQGRLGQPARNLVAFKKTDVLQPGESQRLTISFPIHSMASYDDGGVTGHPSAYVLEAGTYNLYVGNSVKNLTHINIDGQSGYIVENLQVVQQLEEAMAPTENFTRMKPGAKKEDDSYELTYEEVPTRKISLQQRIESNLPVELEQTGDRGYQLQDVYDGKVSMEDFIAQLNDQDLATIVRGEGMGSPLVTPGVASAFGGLSESLANLGIPVASTADGPSGIRMDSGLKATQVPIGTLLAATWNPELIEELYVMEGQELVSNQIDALLGPGLNIRRSPLNGRNFEYFSEDPLITGQFAAACTRGIMKGGSNATLKHFACNNQEQFRNDIDAVVSERALREMYLKGFEIAVKQGGANSIMTAYNPVNGHWTASNYDLNTTVLRKEWGFKGIVMTDWWARMNDVIHGGPSDTKNTNFMVRSQNDLYMVVINYGAEVNAAEDNTLESLENGTLTRGELQRSAMNICEFIMNAPVFFRKKEPEQVKKFAAANPALSGEQVQSLTENAQIKPAATGSTFMKVEQAGEYRIIVNVMSPDQKWAQSACNVTLNDEFMTTIQTNGTDGKWLTQKLMKIELEQGLYEMKLDFIKPGIHIDWIEFKKI
- a CDS encoding sigma-70 family RNA polymerase sigma factor, producing MNIDRFDELAEQYKPLIYHILKKLAIYQNYDHYYQIGLIALWEAQRRYDPTKSSFTTFAYVTIKGKLQAELTKENRYYERSACLSDELMATLVDDENPFYSDEFDWILEHANLSHKQKTWVIKRLLQDKSHKQIAEEEGVTEDAVKSWRKSAIKKLRETFKQLDY
- a CDS encoding Gfo/Idh/MocA family protein, translated to MDEKIIKWGILGTGGIASTFAKDLAFAKNAERTAVGSRTKESATKFAESHDVSRAYGSYDELLQDSDVDAIYVATPHPFHKENVLACLRAGKAVLCEKPFTVNSRELEEMIQYARENKLFLMEAMWTRFLPPIVKVREWIASGEIGDVLLVKADFGFRAPWDPEWRLLNPALGGGALLDAGIYPVSFASMILGTNPEKILSTAHIGETGVDEQFSIIMSYPSGKTATLNGAIRVGLTNEAYIHGTEGYIRVPSFLSAKSATLYKNGEEVETFKDDRNSAGYAFEIEEVGKCLSQGLVESSVIPLDESLEIMKIMDQIRAQWGLKYPFE
- a CDS encoding HNH endonuclease gives rise to the protein MRKASRNTINLLKNLYSHSCQICGGNFSQYRVSIVEAHHIEPFSETQNHHPNNIVILCPTHHEAIHKAGGTFNRKSMSFYYPSGHQETLTINKHLSIM
- a CDS encoding PadR family transcriptional regulator; translation: MKITAESLTPLTHTTYYILLALTEQLHGYGIMQKVDEMSKSKVKLGPGTLYGALSKLEKQGLIVKVEDTERKKCYILTDFGKQVVTFEFKRIEELVEISRHIVRSIGGDSNDA